CAAGTTTACCTCCCTCCATACTCATTCTCCCTCCCTATCCAACAGCTCCAACCTCACATGCCAATAATGTACTCTCAGATCGTTCCCTGCCTCCACTAGTTTCGGTTTCCTCTCCACCAGTATCTACATAATCTGTTTCCCCTCATGCAGCACCACCACGACCAGATTCAACTCACCCCATGAGGACATAGTCACAGAGTCATATTTTTAAGCCCAAACAGCTTGATGATGGAACTCTTGCTTATCTTTCACAGGCCCACTTGATTGAAACAACCAGCGCAGGCCTCGTGGAACCCACATCCTATACTATGGCTTCAAAACATTTGGAATGGCTCAAAGCCATGAATGAGTTCACTTCTTTACTCCAGAATGGCACATGGGTTTTAGTTTCGCCACGGCCCAAGATGAATCTTGTAGGTTGCAAATGaatttttaagattaaaagATAGGCCGATAGTTCTCTTGAATGATACAAGACCCGCTTTGTTGCCAAAGGCTATCACCAACATGAAGGGTCGATTTTGGTGAGACTTTCAGTCCAGTTATTAAGCCCGTTATAATTCGACTTATATTATCATTGGTTGTCTCTTCCAATTGGCATATTCACTAACTTGATatcaaaaatgtatttttacATGGTCTCATTGAATATGATGTTTTTATGACTCAGCCACTGGGTTCTATACATCCTTCTTTCACAAATCATGTTTGTCACATAAAGAAATCGCTCTATGGacttagtgcatgtttgggattgtggTGAAAAATATTGCTTTTAGGTTAAGACTTATAGCTTAGAGCTTAATATAATAAGCTCTATTATTGAAAAGATATTTACTGTTTGGGATCCGTAAGTCTAAAGtactttcaaacatattagatttatttgaaaatgaattaaaaaaaacactttttgaAGTGGAAATGATACAAAAGGGTATATccttgatagaaataaaatgatttataataaaataacaacgaAAATAGTCTAATAGGCGTTTtagtaattataatgaaaaaaaaaatctcttcaacTTTGCATaagtgaaagagcaatataatcACGCtcaatattcataatattttcacTGGATATCTCTGATTGTTGCATACTTGAGTAATCTTCTACTTCTTCATCCTTCATACTTCTAGGAGGTAGATAATCTTCGTCCTCATCATATGGCTTGAACTCAAGATCCTTTAATGCATgagttctaaaaaaattatgaataaccATAGACGCCACAACAATTTTAACTTGCTtatcataaggaaaatttggcATATGATTCAATATCTTCCATCTATTTTTCCAAACTCCAAATGTTCTCTCGATAGTGCATCTAAGCGATGAATGTGcatgattaaatatttcacgCATACCCATTGGTCGAGAACCACAGTGAAAATCTGGTAGATGATATCGTTCCCTTCTGTATGGCCCCATATTCATATGAGAATATCCAACATCTACTAAGTAATATTTACCTGCATATAATTTAGGATAATAAATCAAAAGTAAtgcaaaaatcatttattatttagttaAAGTTCATTAATGTCATTCTTATTAAATTCAAACCTTTAGATGGATGTGGAAAGCGCAATTCCTCTTTTCGAATAGCTTCTATAAAAATACGTGCATCATGAGCTGTCCCTTCCCATCCAGCCCAAACAAAAGTGAAACGCATATCAAAATCACAAACTGCCATGATATTCTGAGTAGGTATGCCTTTTTTACCAATAAATAGAATTTGTTTTGTTGGAGAAATAGTAACTGGCACGTGGGTTCCATCAATAGCTCCAATACAATCTTTAAAGTATGGCCAATATCTCTCATATTcacgaatttttttttaaatatccttaAATTCCCTATCAATGGAGTTGATAATGTCAACCGCCATTCGTGAAATAGACATTAATACATTATTAAAATGTCTACTAATAGTCTCTCCCgaatgttgaaatatttcttgTGCCATTCTATTCCCAAACCCATGACCTAATGTAATCAAGAAAATTCATACCATTTCTTCGATAGTTATGTTTCGAGTACCAGTTAAGTTATATCTTTCATTCAACTCTTTGCATAAAGCATGAAATACATCTTTTTCCATCCTAAATTGTTGATGACATATATCATAATGACCATTTAGAATCTCCATAACAAACTTATGACCTATATGTAGAGAGGTCCTACAAGGTTCCTTTACAATATATGTTGTGTAATATTTAGAAGCCACCATTAATTGTAATGCTATCACAAAGTCAATATtatcctctttttcttcttcaccaTTATCAGCATCACTTATGTAATGTTCAGTATTGTGACCATTATTCTCCATGTctgtaataagataaaaatatcccacttaaaaaaaaaacaaataataaagttGCAATGCTTAAGAATAATCATCACTAAAATAATATTGTCAAAATTCacccaaaaaatataataaaaaaatcaattctcgacaacctctaaaataattcattaCAAATCATTCGGAAAATAGTAATTGTTAATGAATCCCTAAAATGACATCACAATAGTCAATATtgacttcatttatttttcattcgtttaataaaatcaatccGAAACGTTGAGTCTTTTAGGGCAATAAACATTTCTCTATGTGATTTCGAAAGGAGTACCTCACTTGCATCCCTAAAAATCTCATAGTCATTTTCTATCTCAGCTAACTCCGGTGCAACAGCCATAACCTCGTCAATACTACGACCAGGTTTATCGAATGATAATGTTGCAATCCGCTTTTCAAGTACATCATAAAGACGTGTGAAATGTTGATCAAATATTTGagttccttttttccttttcctatcTTGGACTACAGGACTAacatgtttattttctttcatctgAGTATCTAAATTAGTTTGAATATCACCAGATTCGTCATCTGAATCATCAATCTCTTCTAACTCTAACAATACATCATTATATTGATCAAATCTTATTGCATCTTCAAAACCCAATACAGAGGATGGTGCCCAAGCTCCCTCACCAGTTGCAGTTATACCCCTAAACATTATATCCAACTTGGAAATATGAGCTAAACCTGCATTCCGAAACTTAGCTGCTTCTTGAATTTCCTGTATGTGCAATGTAATCAGTTTTAGTAAATATTAATTGATTATATAGAAAAGAAATAGGTGAAAACATAGTACCTGTAATTTTTTTGCCCACCACTCATCTGTAGCATCAACTGTCTTCTTCATCGGATTCCATCCAAGGCCAGTTTCTTTTCTAACTAATTTCGTCTAAATGTTTCAATCCTTTTTTGAAATATCCCACTTGTTCTTAAGTTGTTTGTAGTTACATTCTTTACCAACTTTCTCGCTAAACTTATTAACCGCATTTTTCTACCCCACCTTATTAAAATGGGTCCCTAGACGGTTACCAGCATGAATCTCACTAACGCATATGTCTACATAATCCTCTTTCATTTTATCTGTCCAAATTAATCTGGTTATCTGACTATCTTGTATTTGTGTAGCAGCAGCaacattattttgatttttgttagACATATTTGTTATATGCTGAAAAGTATAGAAGTAAGTTTACAAATTTGATACAACAAAGGTTTTAATCTTTACATAAtcataatagaaaataaatcaaacGTAATTGCAAAGGAAACCcaacatttattaaaataaacta
The genomic region above belongs to Carya illinoinensis cultivar Pawnee chromosome 4, C.illinoinensisPawnee_v1, whole genome shotgun sequence and contains:
- the LOC122307053 gene encoding uncharacterized protein LOC122307053 gives rise to the protein MKKTVDATDEWWAKKLQEIQEAAKFRNAGLAHISKLDIMFRGITATGEGAWAPSSVLGFEDAIRFDQYNDVLLELEEIDDSDDESGDIQTNLDTQMKENKHVSPVVQDRKRKKGTQIFDQHFTRLYDVLEKRIATLSFDKPGRSIDEVMAVAPELAEIENDYEIFRDASEVLLSKSHREMFIALKDSTFRIDFIKRMKNK